TATTCTCTTACTTCCTCAATTCCCAGAAATTCACAGCATTCATATTCAATTCCATAGTCCTTCTTACTATATCGGCTTCCCTGCTCGCAATCAACTCTGATTCCAGCGAATCGTCTGGTATTCCTAGAGGGAAGTACATAATAGGCTTCTTGTGCACTGTTTTTGCATCTGCTGTGTTCTCCTTGTACCTCTCTCTGATGCAACTTTCATTTGACAAAGTCATCAAGAGGAAAACATTTTCTTCCATATTGGGCATGCAAATCTACCCTTCCTTCGTTGCTACATCCGGTTGTGTCATGGGGTTGTTCGCGAGCGGGGAATGGAAAACTTTGCACAATGAAATGCAAAGTTACCAAAAGGGGAGTGTGTCATATATAATGACTTTGGTTTGGATTGCTGTGACATGGCAAGTATTTTCAATTGGTATGATAGGGTTGATTTTGGAGGTGTCTTCATTGTTCTCCAATCTTATAAGCACTTTGTCCTTGCCTATAGTTCCAGTTCTTGCTGTTTTCTTCTTTCATGATAAGTTCAGTGGTGTTAAAGCTGTTGCTTTGTTGTTAGCAATATGGGGATTCATTTCCTATATTTATCAACATTATCTTGATGACCAAAAAGCCAAAGCGGATAAAAGTGATGATGCCGTTGAAGCTTCAAAGGGTGAAGTAGAAGTTTGTTGATGGAAGTTCTGATTAAATATGTCTATCTTACGTTGTTAATAATGTTGCATTCTTCTGAATTGCATCTTTCCTTGAAATAATACAAAGTAtagtttatgctgaattattgtcATTT
Above is a genomic segment from Arachis stenosperma cultivar V10309 chromosome 1, arast.V10309.gnm1.PFL2, whole genome shotgun sequence containing:
- the LOC130960673 gene encoding probable purine permease 11 isoform X2, translating into MLKRYRKWFCVSVYIIFLLAGQSAAVLLGRLYFDKGGNSKWMSTFVQSAGFPVLLPLLFYFSSSSPQSKSNNNNKDSFKNTKPKVSSLVLLYIGFGLLLTGDNLMYSYGLLYLPVSTYSLLCATQLAFNALFSYFLNSQKFTAFIFNSIVLLTISASLLAINSDSSESSGIPRGKYIIGFLCTVFASAVFSLYLSLMQLSFDKVIKRKTFSSILGMQIYPSFVATSGCVMGLFASGEWKTLHNEMQSYQKGSVSYIMTLVWIAVTWQVFSIGMIGLILEVSSLFSNLISTLSLPIVPVLAVFFFHDKFSGVKAVALLLAIWGFISYIYQHYLDDQKAKADKSDDAVEASKGEVEVC
- the LOC130960673 gene encoding probable purine permease 11 isoform X1, whose amino-acid sequence is MEIVQELQLETTEKNSSKDRTSVFHQHQQKKQTMLKRYRKWFCVSVYIIFLLAGQSAAVLLGRLYFDKGGNSKWMSTFVQSAGFPVLLPLLFYFSSSSPQSKSNNNNKDSFKNTKPKVSSLVLLYIGFGLLLTGDNLMYSYGLLYLPVSTYSLLCATQLAFNALFSYFLNSQKFTAFIFNSIVLLTISASLLAINSDSSESSGIPRGKYIIGFLCTVFASAVFSLYLSLMQLSFDKVIKRKTFSSILGMQIYPSFVATSGCVMGLFASGEWKTLHNEMQSYQKGSVSYIMTLVWIAVTWQVFSIGMIGLILEVSSLFSNLISTLSLPIVPVLAVFFFHDKFSGVKAVALLLAIWGFISYIYQHYLDDQKAKADKSDDAVEASKGEVEVC